A region of the Sarcophilus harrisii chromosome 3, mSarHar1.11, whole genome shotgun sequence genome:
aaatacttattaGGGAGAGCACCTGTAGCAATATCTTGAAGGAAGCTACAATTCCCAAGAAGTGAAGGTGAAGCAGAGTGTCCTGAAGACATCCTCTATAAGAGGATGGGGGACATCTATGTCAAGGCTGGCTATAAGAAGAGATGGAATATTATAACCATGACAAAGTTGTTTTCTCTTTGAAGGTTTTAGTGTTTCTGTTCATTGATAGTATtatactagatgacttctaaagacTTGTTCAGCTATGAATTCTAAGTAAGCAaaatatcttctctttatttttcagctTCTAGATGATCCAgacatcaaaataaaaatcaaaattcagtCTTTAATTTATCCTGCTCTTCAGGCTCTTGATATGGATTTACCCTCACATCGAGAAAATGGCGATATGCCCAtcctgaaaaaatatgaaatggttGTATTTTGGAGTATGTATTTTACCTCAGACGAGGCCCTAAAAGAAGCCATGCTCGCCAACCAACATGTGCCCGTGGAATCAAGCCATCTCTTCAAGTTTGTTAACTGGAGTACTCTGCTTCCTGAGAGGTTTAAAAAAGGACATCTTTACGCCAATCCCGTTCATGGACGCTCTGATCTCATAAAAAACTACCCTGGATTTCTAGATGTCAGGGCATCCCCCCTGTTAGCTGATGATTCTAAGTTACAGGGTCTACCTTTGACCCATATCCTCACCTGTCAGTATGATGTCTTAAGAGATGATGGGCTCATGTACCTCTCCCGCCTTAGGGCTGCAGGGGTCCAGGTGGTCCATGAACATGTGGAAGATGGCTTCCATGGCATCCTGTTATTCAGTAACTCACTAATGAATTTTAGAGCAAGCCATAGGGTAGCCAACAAGTATCTGAAGTGGCTGGAGGAGAATCTCTAGGGATAATTCAGCTGTGCCCTTCCACCTAGAGTCAGTCCCTGCTGTGTGTAGGTCACAAGTTTGGCTGCTGGCAGGGGTGGGGGAAAATTGAGAACAGGGGTTAGAAACCGGACTAAGACATGGTTTGGTCAGCCCCAGAGATAAGATTTGTGCTCAAATCGCTGCAATtcaaaatgaaagggagaaaaccTGCAGACTGATGTATTGCCAAGTCAAATATTCTAAGTGTTTAGGAGAAGTTCAAAGCAGATGAGATGGGGGGCCAAGGATGATCAGTGAATCAGTCTATTCTAAGAACCTGCTCTACAACTCCAAAGACATACTGCACATGCTAACCAAGatgtccaaagaagaaaatgtaaatggaTTCTGCCgaccttaaaacattataaacGTCAGTGGTTATTGTGATAATGgtggtttttattatttcagtACCTCCAACCCAACAGGTCTCAAACTGGAATTACCATCTTCTCCTCTGTAAAAGTCTGCCCAACCTTCCATCATCCCTGACTTTGTGGATCAGCTTCCAAACTTCCAAGTCAGGTTtgactctttcttctctttctctttcatccccTAAATCCCCAACCCCCCACTCAAACAGTTGCCCAGTTCCGCTGATTCTGCTTCTTCTGTATCTCTCACACTGGTATATTTGGGTTCATTGCTGGGGTTAGAGGAAGATGAAGGTTGGGGATCCATATGGAATCTTTGGGAACGCTAGGAGAAACATGAGCTTTATTATTATGTGGCACTGTGAGCAAGCcaaacaaaatacatacatactatgTGACAATTTAGACAGAGGTTTGGCCCCATCTGTACAAAGAAATTTACCCAGCTGgaggaggacaaaaaaaaaaatcttaatgggAGTGTTCGCTCAGGGTGGAGGGGCATGTCTAAGTGGCAATATTTTATACCCTTAAAATGGACTTGGTTGAGGACACGTAATCAAAGCCAGATGTGGGCAGGGGCATTCATAAACAGAGCCAGATGTGGCGGGGAAATTCGCCAGATTATTTATGGATGCCAGAGGCCCCAGGAATGGGCGGGGCTCACAGTTGCCAATCGACTGGGAATCTTATCCAGTCAGGAGGTAGGATTGTTAAACTGCTTGACATAGGGTCAGAATAAGTCCCTTTTCTAAAGTCTGAAAAGTACATCCAATCTATCATGCCTCATATGTTTATGAACTTTATGATTACTTAGCCTAAGTGACTTCATATCAGTGTCCcaactattaaaaaacaaaaacaaaaacaattatcttACACATCCAGCTCCTCATCCTTTTTTTCATTACTATCATTGACCCAGTACTTTTTATGTTACCTTGGaccattatattttcttctctagtctcTCCATCTCCACTTTCTATTCTCTTTAATGGTCAATAATagttcacaaacatttattaagtgcttactctgttcAGGgccttgtgctaagcactgaggataaaatgaggaaaaagaaagacaatctctGGACTTACAATGTAATGGAGGAAGATCACACTcagaaggaaaccaaaaaatttgaaggggaagagaggggagaatggagaagtcaaagaagtaaaaaatgagTGCTGCTGTGTGGAAAATGAGATGGTTGAGCATCCATCTTTATTATCACCAGCACCTTCAGCCCATCATGtcccaaattaaaatcattatCCTCTCTTCTAAACTCCTTCCTCCATCATCGTCATCAAGGCTGCCAACTTAGTATTCATCCATGGCAAGCTCATTTTCATAAAGTTCCTAAATAATGACATTACTCTGTATTTTTCTTCAAAGGCATGGTTCTGTTGCGCTTTCCTCCATGAATAAAATTGATATTTAGCCGAAACCATCACTCTTTCCTCATGTTACCTTTTAGCGTGTTGTCCAGATCAGAGACATCAACCTCATAAATCAGATTAAAACATAGTTTGGgaagtgtttaacaaaataaataaaaatattaagcaacatatataatattaacttGTTTTGCAAGAATctatttctgtttgaatttgacatcactgATCTAGATCTTTCCATTACCCTCTTGACATTCTACTGGGTATCCTTCATTTGAGGTACatgtttcatttctcttatttgattctaAGAGTTTTGCCTGCAGTCTGTTTTGTATCAAATTTGTGTTCTAATTCCCAACGCATAAGGATAGGAAGTAGACTTGTCATGTCATTGGTGTAGGGAAGTCACCAGTATGGAAACTCACTCTATAAATGCTCACTATATCTAATTAAAGGAGTAATTATTTCAGATTAGTGGGTAAatgacaagtcacataaccttgtAGTATccctaggcaattctctaagacttaaGATAACTGGAGAGTTGTtgatatataatagtaaaaagaatgaaattatacatgtggAGACAggggaaaaacagggaaaaacacagagagagtagaaagaggaggagaaaagaggaggcaaaggaagaagaaaaaggaggaggaagaggagaaaaagatacaagaaaaattaaaaggaagaaaatcaacaaaggaaaaaggagactggaaaggaaggaagaaaggaaagaggaaaggaaaaagaataagacagagggagagagaggagagggcaaggagaggaagagaaaagaacaaaaagaaaaggaaagcagcAACAAAGGAAAAGGCAAGAGTTAGGAGAGGAGTAGAgaggaaggaagtgagagaaaTAAAAACCGTCATAGAAAGAAAGGGAGCAGAGAgcaaaaagatgaggaaaagggagggagggaaagaaaaaatagagggagagagagagagatgaagacatacagaaaaaggagggagggaaagagagaattcatTAATTCCCAGGTGATAAATTTTGATTGAACAGAGAAGGGGACACAGCAACTCATGAAGACATTTCTGCATCTCAAGGTGTTGATCTGTTGGAGTACCCAGAGTACCTAAGCCAGTGAAATTgtgaatcttttgaaattttaaagttattgaaGAGGAACAACTCATGTATATACCATGGAGATTCTGTATTTAAAAGGGgatgtgcattttatttttttttttgtggggatgGCACTTTCTTAAAAAACTGAAATGGACTTCTTTAGCCAAATGTTTCTCTATCTTACTCTATCACTTAAAATATAGGGGAATTCCCAGCTAATctggcttatttattttttatcttagagACACTACATGTTACACAAGTCTGACAGAGGAGATTTTTActggttaaggaaaaaaaaaacctttatttcatGGTACATACAGTAATTACAGTTCCATTTAATCCTTCTAAGGcttaaagagaaggaagagaaggtttCCTGATATAAAATATCATGAGTGATTGAAACTAGGGTGAATCTAGTCTAAAAAGGGTTGGGGAAAGGCAATAAAGCACATAAGGGCATAATATTGGTGGCtgctgtcctttttttttttttaaatttaatcagaTAAGTATTTTTTGTGATAGTTTCCAGACAGCAGAAAGCATGAATGCTAAAGGAAAGCTTGCTCATATATTTTGCATTAAGACATCTCCACAAGAGTGGAACCATCCTCAGTAATATTATCCTGTTGAATTGTAAAGCAGTTATTTGgatttttattagtctttttttttattatagctttttgtttacaagatatatgcatggataatttttcagcacggatccttgcaaaaccttctgttctaacttttcccc
Encoded here:
- the LOC100931141 gene encoding arylacetamide deacetylase — its product is MGRKSLVLLVSCALLAYLVYTPLPENVEQPWKLMMTCAFFRFQMQLSALLETLGFGHHLLLNLFKVPPTADENVTVMDTLFNKVPVRVFEPKQKSSTMRRAVFYIHGGGWTTGDATWLLYDELARKMVNKLDAVVVSTNYRLSPQYHFPTQFEDVYDALRWFLRKKVLSEYGVDPTRICIAGDSAGGNLAAAVTQKLLDDPDIKIKIKIQSLIYPALQALDMDLPSHRENGDMPILKKYEMVVFWSMYFTSDEALKEAMLANQHVPVESSHLFKFVNWSTLLPERFKKGHLYANPVHGRSDLIKNYPGFLDVRASPLLADDSKLQGLPLTHILTCQYDVLRDDGLMYLSRLRAAGVQVVHEHVEDGFHGILLFSNSLMNFRASHRVANKYLKWLEENL